ACTAGGTAAATCCCATAGGGATGGTGTTTACACTCTTGCAAAGAACTTTAAAATCGTAAACAGGGTTGCCTCCGGAAGTGGTGATGGTGTAATCAAATATTGGGATTTGACTAGTAGAGATGAAATAGTCAGCTTCAAGGCCCATTATGGTATGGTATCTGGCTTATGTGTTACCCCCTCGCAAAAGTTGCTGAGTTGTGGTGATGACAAGACAATCAAGATGTGGAACATAAATAATGAAACGATGTATGGCCAAAATTTGACGGATGACCAAGAGACTAAAGTTTCTTCGCAAGGTCTAGTCAAGACCTACCTGGGAGAGCATAGTTTCAAAACCATCGATCACCATAGAGAAAATGATGTTTTCGTCACAGGGGGACGTCGTATAAATTTATGGGACGTTAATCGCAAAAGCCCTGTTTCTGATCTTAGTTGGGGAGCTGACAATATTGTCAGTGTCAAATTTAACATGTCAGAGACGTCTGTTATAGCATCTACCGGGTCAGACAATTCTATTGTACTATACGACATCAGGACTAATTCTCCCACACAAAAGGTAAGAACTTCCATGCGCTCCAATGCATTGTGTTGGAACCCTATTGAACCTTTCTCCTTTGTCAGTGCTTCTGAAGACCATAACTGTTACTTATGGGACATGAGAAACCTATCAAGATCCTCAAACATTTACAAAGATCACGTCTCTGCAGTCATGGACGTCGATTTCTCACCAACAGGCCAAGAGCTAGTTACCGGCTCGTATGATAAAACTATAAGAATTTATGAAACCACTAAAGGTCATTCCAGAGACATCTATCATACCAAGCGAATGCAACATGTTTTCGTTACCAAATTTTCTATGGACTCCAAGTACATCCTCTCGGGATCAGACGATGGAAACGTGAGATTGTGGCGAAGCAGAGCGTCTGAAAGATCTGGTGTGAAATCTAGTCGACTCAAGACTAGACTGCATTACGACGacaaattgaaggaaaagtttgCTGCTTTACCTGAAGTTAGAAGAATTGCAAGACACAGGCATCTTTCACAAGTCATCAAGTCTGCTCAAGAGATTAAGAGAACTGAACTGCAATCcttgaagagaagagaagaaaatgagaGAAAACACAGCAAGCCAGGAACTGTTGTAACCAAGCcagagaaggagaaacaCATTGTTGGAACCGTTCACAAAAAGTAACTTATTATTAGTCCTTATTTCTTAGAACAATTGATATCTATAATTAACTAGAAAACgacaaaaaaatcaagtATTAGTGAGCAGAGAGgagtttcttcaataatAATGGATGGGTTAGAATTGCAAGAAGGGCCAGCTTCTTAATTAGATGTTCACATCAAGAACTAGCGACACATTATCAACTTTGTCTCTGGCCAAATCCTCCAAAAATGGCAGCAAGTCAATTAACTCGCTGTCATGAGTGTCACTAAACCAACTTGACACAGGGACAGAATGCTGAGGATGGAATATGTATGAAGCAGGAGAGTTGTCGATGATAATTAAGTCTTCTAATGGTCTACCGATTTGGGACAAGTTCTTGATGTAATTTCCTTGATAATTGTAACAACTTTCTCTGAACAATCTATGATGAATGGATTTGTGTTGATCCAAGATATCTAGTAAAGGATCACCATATCTGGAAACACTGGCGGTAAACACTACAACTTCATATAACTCTCCACACCgcttcaaaaactgatcCACTCCGGGTCTTTTAATAACATAAACGTTGTGAACTTGATTCTCAATCTCCACCGGTATGACAAAATCACATTGCCTGATATACTTGAACGATGAATGCACTAGGGTTTCATCCAAATCTAGAATGAGAcatttcctcttcttcaagttcgATGGTGCAGGGTTTAGCAGCCATCCCGAACTAGCCACAACCTGACCAGGCTGAATTTCTGTTAAATCTAATTCATTAGATAAATAGTCAAACTCATCATTATTCAAAACGGGCAGCTCAGAATTACTTGAAATGTTAGATAATGGATTGGCCTCATTTTCATTAATAGTTTTATTGTGTTCATTGTCAAGGTCATGTTCGTATTCCTGGTTGACTGTGTCGCTTTCAACAGTTGGTAATTTCCCCGAAGAAAACTTCGGAGAAGACGAATTAGAAAATGGTTCAGATCCTTTCATTACTAGATCTCCATCTTGATCAGTATGTGCATTATTAGTTTCTCCGGAGCTACTGCTGCTCTCTTTAATAGTTACAGTTTCTTTGCTCTCACTTGACTTGTTGTCATCGCTCCTAGCGGCTACTACCAGGGTAGCTTTCTGTGTAGGCTTGGAAGGACCTGCTGGCTTTCCACGTATATTCATATTATCCCTCTCTAATGTTTTCCTCAGATTCTTCTGTGTAGATGAAAGTGGTTTCGAATAAGTAATTTCGGATTTGAGCTTTCTATCATTGCTAGGAGATGAACAACAcagaaatgaaaaaaacGACATAAACAACCTGCTGCAAAAACTTCACAATTAGTTACCTTATAAGCAAGTCGTATATTACTGTATGATCAGCACGTCCCAAGAGAATTATTTGACAAGCAATGAATAATTTCGCAAGACGACaaaaaaacaaattcagTGTAAAACCGAAATAGGAAGATTTGTAACCGCCTTTCCTTACTCAAGGTTGTGTCACACTGATTGCACTTGTAGCAAAACCGTTCACAATTGGTGGCTAAGCTTTTAGAATACAAACAAAATGAGTGGTTGAAGGTTCACACGAAATAAACAGGCCTGAACTGGGGCTCTTATTCACTTGAATGAGCCTTTAGAAAACAAGTGGCTTCGTGGTGGTTGTGAGGAAAAGGATAACCACAACCAACCCGTTCGTAACAATTGATCGCGAACAGAAACGGCGGTCCTGGGCTGGAAATAGTGCGCGATACCAAGACCGAGACTAAGAACTGAACCTCGGAACTGTGTCAGAAAAGTGAAACGATCACGTGCAAGTGTCAGATTGTGAAATAAGATCGCGGGATACTATCGGACAATCTAGATGGGTGGTGAGTGAATTAGAGGCGGTGGGGGAGACGTGAGTGGAGTAGAATGTTAGTTTGAGGCAATTATGGATACTTCAATCGGCCAGGATGCCACTAGACAAGTGCAAACTGCAATGCGTGAAATAATCTTGAGAGTTTCGGTAACCTAC
This is a stretch of genomic DNA from Komagataella phaffii GS115 chromosome 3, complete sequence. It encodes these proteins:
- a CDS encoding Essential protein required for biogenesis of 40S (small) ribosomal subunit — translated: MKIKTISRSSDAYVPVRNTEESAIPRNLNPALHPFERAREYTKALTATKLERMFAQPFIGQLGKSHRDGVYTLAKNFKIVNRVASGSGDGVIKYWDLTSRDEIVSFKAHYGMVSGLCVTPSQKLLSCGDDKTIKMWNINNETMYGQNLTDDQETKVSSQGLVKTYLGEHSFKTIDHHRENDVFVTGGRRINLWDVNRKSPVSDLSWGADNIVSVKFNMSETSVIASTGSDNSIVLYDIRTNSPTQKVRTSMRSNALCWNPIEPFSFVSASEDHNCYLWDMRNLSRSSNIYKDHVSAVMDVDFSPTGQELVTGSYDKTIRIYETTKGHSRDIYHTKRMQHVFVTKFSMDSKYILSGSDDGNVRLWRSRASERSGVKSSRLKTRLHYDDKLKEKFAALPEVRRIARHRHLSQVIKSAQEIKRTELQSLKRREENERKHSKPGTVVTKPEKEKHIVGTVHKK
- a CDS encoding Plasma membrane associated protein phosphatase involved in the general stress response encodes the protein MSFFSFLCCSSPSNDRKLKSEITYSKPLSSTQKNLRKTLERDNMNIRGKPAGPSKPTQKATLVVAARSDDNKSSESKETVTIKESSSSSGETNNAHTDQDGDLVMKGSEPFSNSSSPKFSSGKLPTVESDTVNQEYEHDLDNEHNKTINENEANPLSNISSNSELPVLNNDEFDYLSNELDLTEIQPGQVVASSGWLLNPAPSNLKKRKCLILDLDETLVHSSFKYIRQCDFVIPVEIENQVHNVYVIKRPGVDQFLKRCGELYEVVVFTASVSRYGDPLLDILDQHKSIHHRLFRESCYNYQGNYIKNLSQIGRPLEDLIIIDNSPASYIFHPQHSVPVSSWFSDTHDSELIDLLPFLEDLARDKVDNVSLVLDVNI